In a genomic window of Streptomyces noursei ATCC 11455:
- a CDS encoding helix-turn-helix domain-containing protein produces the protein MAADQRPLNEVVFLTVAEVATVMRVSKMTVYRLVHSGHLPAIRVGRSFRVPEQAVHDYLRESYVGVESA, from the coding sequence ATGGCTGCGGACCAGAGGCCGTTGAACGAGGTTGTGTTTCTGACAGTGGCGGAGGTCGCCACGGTGATGCGAGTGTCGAAGATGACCGTGTACCGCCTGGTGCACAGCGGTCATCTGCCCGCGATCCGCGTGGGACGGTCTTTCCGGGTTCCGGAGCAGGCTGTCCACGACTATCTCCGTGAGTCGTATGTGGGGGTGGAGTCGGCCTGA
- a CDS encoding lysophospholipid acyltransferase family protein, producing the protein MADAKVIPFGEEPRARRKARRTARGTALAPVPEARTDPEPPPAPRPAGGRTLDERIAGGLAFLRRRITGDYEVDDFGYDKELTDQVLMSLLRPLHDKYFRVEVKGMENIPAEGGALIVANHSGTLPLDGLMLQVAVHDNHPAQRHLRLLAADLVFVLPVMNELARKAGHTLACAEDAQRLLERGEIVGVMPEGFKGIGKPFADRYKLQRFGRGGFVSTALKAGVPIVPCSIVGAEEIYPMIGNAKTLARVLGLPYFPVTPTFPWLGPLGAVPLPTKWTIQFGEPIATDGYPAEAADDPMLMFNLTDQVRETIQHTLYKLLVQRRSVFF; encoded by the coding sequence ATGGCGGACGCCAAGGTCATTCCCTTCGGCGAGGAACCGCGGGCGCGCCGCAAGGCCCGGCGGACCGCGCGCGGCACCGCCCTGGCGCCCGTACCGGAGGCCCGCACCGACCCGGAGCCGCCGCCGGCCCCGCGCCCGGCCGGCGGCCGGACCCTGGACGAGCGGATCGCGGGCGGGCTGGCCTTCCTGCGCCGGCGGATCACCGGCGACTACGAGGTCGACGACTTCGGCTACGACAAGGAGCTGACCGACCAGGTCCTGATGTCGCTGCTGCGGCCGCTCCACGACAAGTACTTCCGGGTCGAGGTGAAGGGGATGGAGAACATCCCCGCCGAGGGCGGCGCGCTGATCGTCGCCAACCACTCCGGGACGCTCCCGCTGGACGGCCTGATGCTCCAGGTCGCGGTGCACGACAATCACCCGGCACAGCGCCACCTGCGGCTGCTGGCGGCCGATTTGGTGTTCGTGCTGCCGGTGATGAACGAGCTGGCCCGCAAGGCCGGGCACACCCTCGCCTGCGCGGAGGACGCCCAGCGGCTGCTGGAGCGCGGGGAGATCGTCGGGGTGATGCCGGAGGGCTTCAAGGGCATCGGGAAGCCGTTCGCGGACCGCTACAAGCTCCAGCGCTTCGGGCGGGGCGGCTTCGTCTCCACGGCGCTGAAGGCGGGCGTGCCGATCGTGCCGTGCTCCATCGTGGGCGCCGAGGAGATCTACCCGATGATCGGGAACGCCAAGACCCTGGCGCGGGTGCTGGGGTTGCCGTACTTCCCGGTCACGCCGACGTTCCCCTGGCTGGGGCCGCTCGGCGCGGTGCCGCTGCCGACGAAGTGGACGATCCAGTTCGGGGAGCCGATCGCGACCGACGGCTATCCGGCGGAGGCGGCCGACGACCCGATGTTGATGTTCAACCTGACCGACCAGGTCCGGGAGACCATCCAGCACACCCTCTACAAGCTGCTCGTGCAGCGGCGCTCGGTGTTCTTCTGA
- a CDS encoding MFS transporter, whose product MTTAMGAALRRIQLGNALSAFGSGFTVPYLYVYVANVRHLGANTAGAVLAMLAISALIVLPLTGRVIDRRGPLPVAVVGTVSAAVGSLGIGLSATEPMVIASAVALGAGIAVIQPALATMIVWCSTTVTRSRAFATQFFLNNLGLGIGGLVGGQLVDETHASSFVRLFAIEAVMFLVLGAAIATVRLPRAPKVEDAVPTEERAKGAWRVLFGDRRMVWLCVLGFVLFFACYGQFESGLAAYATEVTRIAPATLGIALAANTAAIVVAQFVVLKLVERRRRSRVMALVGVVWTVAWLAAGLSGLVRGSQVVATVLLISTYALFGVGESLLAPTVAPLVADLAPASLIGQYNSAFALVKQLALAVGPAVGALMVGHGMHVAYIAMLVACAVGISVLALRLGRMLTPAQDQPHRVATLPAQRVEAEPVAAGV is encoded by the coding sequence GTGACCACCGCGATGGGCGCCGCGCTGCGCCGGATCCAGCTGGGGAACGCGCTGAGCGCGTTCGGCAGCGGCTTCACCGTGCCGTATCTGTACGTCTACGTGGCGAACGTGCGGCATCTCGGTGCGAATACGGCTGGTGCGGTGCTGGCGATGCTGGCGATCTCCGCACTGATCGTGCTGCCGTTGACCGGACGGGTCATCGACCGGCGGGGGCCGCTCCCGGTGGCCGTCGTCGGTACGGTCTCGGCCGCCGTCGGTTCGCTGGGGATCGGGCTGTCGGCGACCGAGCCGATGGTCATCGCGTCGGCGGTGGCGCTGGGAGCCGGTATCGCGGTGATCCAGCCGGCGCTCGCCACGATGATCGTGTGGTGCTCGACGACGGTGACCCGGTCGCGGGCGTTCGCCACCCAGTTCTTCCTCAACAACCTGGGGCTCGGCATAGGCGGCCTGGTCGGCGGTCAGCTGGTGGACGAGACGCACGCGTCGAGCTTTGTGCGGCTGTTCGCCATCGAGGCCGTGATGTTCCTGGTGCTGGGCGCGGCGATCGCGACCGTTCGGCTGCCGCGGGCGCCGAAGGTCGAGGACGCGGTGCCGACGGAGGAGCGGGCCAAGGGTGCCTGGCGGGTGCTGTTCGGCGACCGGCGGATGGTGTGGCTGTGCGTGCTGGGCTTCGTGCTGTTCTTCGCCTGCTACGGGCAGTTCGAGTCGGGGCTGGCGGCGTACGCCACGGAGGTGACCCGGATCGCGCCGGCGACGCTGGGCATCGCCCTGGCAGCCAACACGGCGGCGATCGTGGTGGCGCAGTTCGTGGTGCTGAAGCTGGTCGAGCGGCGGCGTCGGAGCCGGGTGATGGCGCTGGTGGGCGTGGTCTGGACGGTGGCGTGGCTGGCCGCCGGGCTGTCCGGGCTGGTGCGCGGGAGCCAGGTGGTGGCGACCGTCCTGCTGATCTCCACGTACGCACTGTTCGGCGTCGGGGAGTCGCTGCTGGCGCCGACCGTGGCGCCGCTGGTGGCGGATCTGGCGCCGGCCTCGCTGATCGGCCAGTACAACTCCGCGTTCGCGCTGGTCAAGCAGTTGGCGCTGGCGGTCGGGCCGGCCGTGGGGGCGCTGATGGTCGGGCACGGGATGCATGTCGCGTACATCGCGATGCTGGTGGCGTGCGCGGTCGGGATCTCGGTGCTGGCGCTGCGGCTGGGGCGGATGCTGACCCCGGCCCAGGACCAGCCGCACCGGGTGGCGACCCTGCCCGCGCAGCGGGTGGAGGCCGAGCCGGTGGCCGCGGGCGTGTGA
- a CDS encoding 30S ribosomal protein bS22 — translation MGSVIKKRRKRMAKKKHRKLLKRTRVQRRNKK, via the coding sequence GTGGGCTCTGTTATCAAGAAGCGGCGCAAGCGGATGGCGAAGAAGAAGCACCGCAAGCTGCTCAAGCGCACCCGTGTGCAGCGTCGCAACAAGAAGTAA
- a CDS encoding MarR family winged helix-turn-helix transcriptional regulator gives MPEPSDAPAGHSEPSLEEQIAAYQREFRDLDPQVEQVVSALQRLNRRMNVAYGRQTATLGISNAEWEVLKALVVSGAPYRMGPGELAKRLGLTPAAMTHRIDRMASEGLVTRERDETNRVRVIVELTHEGREKWLEAMRMASVFEEELLQDLSGEQRRILGDALTRLLRRVEEAQPDAEGRLSDLD, from the coding sequence ATGCCAGAGCCCTCAGATGCGCCCGCCGGTCACTCCGAGCCGAGCCTTGAGGAACAGATCGCGGCCTACCAGCGCGAGTTCCGGGACCTCGACCCCCAGGTGGAGCAGGTCGTCTCCGCACTTCAGCGCCTCAACAGGCGGATGAACGTCGCCTACGGGCGCCAGACCGCCACCCTCGGCATCAGCAACGCCGAATGGGAGGTCCTCAAGGCCCTCGTCGTCTCCGGCGCGCCCTATCGCATGGGCCCCGGCGAACTCGCCAAGCGCCTCGGCCTCACGCCGGCCGCCATGACCCACCGCATCGACCGCATGGCGAGCGAAGGTCTGGTCACCCGCGAGCGCGACGAGACCAACCGCGTCCGAGTGATCGTCGAGCTGACCCACGAGGGCCGCGAGAAGTGGCTGGAGGCGATGCGCATGGCATCGGTCTTCGAGGAGGAGCTCCTCCAGGACCTCTCCGGCGAGCAACGCCGCATCCTCGGCGATGCGTTGACCCGGCTGCTGCGCCGCGTAGAGGAGGCCCAACCCGATGCCGAGGGCCGTCTGAGCGACCTCGACTGA
- a CDS encoding MFS transporter, producing the protein MTPPQVPGARLRRGRVSLALSFFAQGAVFALLVTRIPAVQTRYGISDGLLPVFLAAVPVLAGVGSVGTEHLVKRVRPSVVLRAVQPVVCLALLAVGAVGSLAQAAVALAVFGLTVGGLDASMNMLGVSLQRAYGRSIMLGFHAAYSLGGIVGASLAWAGAHWELPLVVLYGPVVAVAVPLVLVIGRWFVDGEDRGGSEGAGGTAGGAPVAMRLLLPLCLVMAFAYIGDSTVSNWSAKYLKDVLGGSEQLSTVPYNVYMVTTLLGRTVGDMGVRRFGPVAVVRIGTVVAAVGFAVVAAAPGAWVGMVGFVLLGLGLCVIVPQTFAAAGRYAVERHGPGASDPTIARLNIFNYVGFLIGSPLVGGLGDAWSYRGAMLVPMVLVLVTLVYARSFGSSSARYGDDHERPRTADVGRGSNGL; encoded by the coding sequence ATGACGCCCCCTCAGGTACCGGGAGCGCGGCTCCGCCGTGGCCGGGTCTCGCTCGCCCTCAGCTTCTTCGCGCAGGGGGCGGTCTTCGCCCTGCTCGTGACCCGCATACCGGCGGTCCAGACGCGCTACGGCATCTCCGACGGCCTGTTGCCGGTCTTCCTGGCGGCCGTTCCGGTGCTCGCCGGCGTCGGTAGTGTCGGCACCGAGCACCTGGTGAAGCGGGTGCGGCCGAGCGTCGTGCTGCGCGCGGTGCAGCCGGTGGTGTGCCTGGCGCTGCTGGCGGTCGGAGCGGTCGGGTCGCTGGCGCAGGCCGCGGTGGCGCTGGCCGTGTTCGGGCTGACCGTGGGCGGCCTGGACGCGTCGATGAACATGCTCGGGGTGAGTCTCCAACGGGCCTACGGGCGGAGCATCATGCTCGGCTTCCACGCCGCGTACAGCCTGGGCGGGATCGTGGGGGCCTCGCTGGCGTGGGCGGGGGCGCACTGGGAACTGCCGCTGGTGGTGCTGTACGGGCCGGTGGTGGCGGTGGCCGTCCCGCTGGTGCTGGTCATCGGCCGGTGGTTCGTGGACGGCGAGGACCGGGGCGGGTCGGAGGGTGCCGGGGGGACGGCGGGTGGGGCGCCGGTGGCGATGCGGCTGCTGTTGCCGCTGTGCCTGGTGATGGCGTTCGCGTACATCGGCGACTCGACGGTCTCCAACTGGAGCGCGAAGTATCTGAAGGACGTACTGGGCGGCTCGGAGCAGCTGTCGACGGTCCCGTACAACGTCTACATGGTGACGACGCTGCTCGGGCGGACCGTGGGGGATATGGGGGTGCGGCGCTTCGGGCCGGTCGCGGTGGTGCGGATCGGGACCGTGGTCGCGGCGGTCGGCTTCGCGGTGGTGGCGGCGGCGCCGGGGGCCTGGGTCGGGATGGTGGGATTCGTCCTGCTGGGGCTCGGGTTGTGCGTCATCGTGCCGCAGACCTTCGCGGCGGCCGGGCGGTACGCGGTCGAGCGCCATGGCCCGGGTGCTTCGGATCCGACCATCGCGCGGCTGAACATCTTCAACTATGTGGGCTTTCTGATCGGCTCCCCGTTGGTGGGCGGGCTGGGGGACGCCTGGAGCTATCGCGGGGCGATGCTCGTACCGATGGTGCTGGTCCTGGTGACATTGGTGTACGCCCGCTCGTTCGGGTCGTCCTCGGCCCGATACGGTGACGACCATGAGCGGCCGCGCACAGCTGATGTGGGACGAGGCAGTAACGGGCTATAA
- a CDS encoding NAD-dependent epimerase/dehydratase family protein — MGNVVLVTGVARQLGGRFVRRIQRDPDVDRVIGVDAVTPEHSLGGAEFLRADIRHPAIARVLAETGVDTVVHMDINGTPLGSRGGRASVKEANVIGTMQLLGACQKAPNVQRVVIKSSTSVYGSAPRDPAVFTENTPPKSLPSGGFAKDTVEVEGYVRGFARRRPDVAVCVLRFANILGPCADSPLAEYFSLPVLPTVLGYDPRLQFVHEDDAIDVLRIAAAAPRRGTLNSGTFNIAGDGVLLLSQVSRRLGRPTLPLFLPTVTWAGTALRSLGITDFSPEQIRMLTHGRVVETTQMRETLGFHPRYTTAETFEEFARSRGPGLLPPASLARTVDRLAGVLSARRGPSQ, encoded by the coding sequence TTGGGCAACGTCGTGCTCGTCACGGGCGTCGCACGGCAGCTGGGGGGCCGGTTCGTCCGCCGGATCCAGCGCGATCCCGACGTCGATCGGGTGATCGGGGTCGATGCTGTGACACCGGAGCACTCCCTGGGCGGGGCGGAATTCCTCAGGGCCGACATCCGGCATCCGGCGATCGCCAGGGTTCTGGCCGAAACGGGCGTCGACACCGTCGTCCACATGGACATCAACGGCACGCCCCTGGGCAGTCGCGGCGGCCGGGCCTCCGTGAAGGAGGCCAACGTCATCGGCACCATGCAGCTGCTCGGTGCCTGCCAGAAGGCCCCGAACGTCCAGCGCGTGGTCATCAAGTCCAGCACCAGCGTCTACGGCTCCGCGCCGCGCGACCCGGCGGTCTTCACCGAGAACACCCCGCCCAAGTCGTTGCCCAGCGGCGGCTTCGCGAAGGACACCGTCGAGGTCGAGGGGTACGTCCGCGGCTTCGCCCGGCGCCGCCCCGACGTGGCGGTCTGCGTGCTGCGCTTCGCCAACATCCTCGGTCCGTGCGCGGACTCCCCGCTCGCCGAGTACTTCTCGCTGCCCGTGCTGCCCACCGTCCTCGGCTACGACCCGCGGTTGCAGTTCGTCCACGAGGACGACGCGATCGACGTGTTGCGGATCGCCGCCGCCGCGCCGCGCCGCGGCACCCTCAACAGCGGCACGTTCAACATCGCGGGTGACGGCGTCCTGCTGCTCTCGCAGGTCTCCCGGCGCCTGGGCCGGCCCACCCTCCCGCTCTTCCTGCCCACCGTGACCTGGGCCGGCACCGCCCTGCGGTCGCTCGGCATCACGGACTTCTCGCCCGAGCAGATCCGGATGCTGACCCACGGCCGGGTCGTCGAGACCACCCAGATGCGCGAGACACTGGGCTTCCACCCCCGGTACACGACGGCGGAGACCTTCGAGGAATTCGCCCGCAGCCGCGGACCCGGGCTGCTGCCGCCCGCGTCCCTCGCCCGCACCGTCGACCGGCTCGCCGGTGTGCTCTCCGCACGCCGCGGCCCGAGCCAGTGA
- a CDS encoding ECF subfamily RNA polymerase sigma factor, BldN family, whose amino-acid sequence MYPHVGVDASGLATLRTTLVDHLRSFVPTAYAVPAFATAVPTGPCYALADGSATVGKAATAGRTRRAGTGTTTARRPADSDSRRMMDLVERAQAGEADAFGRLYDQYADTVYRYIYYRVGGRATAEDLTSETFLRALRRIGTFTWQGRDFGAWLVTIARNLVADHFKSSRFRLEVTTGEMLDANEVERSPEDSVLESLSNAALLEAVRKLNPQQQECVTLRFLQGLSVAETARVMGKNEGAIKTLQYRAVRTLARLLPEDAR is encoded by the coding sequence GTGTACCCACACGTCGGGGTTGACGCCTCGGGCCTGGCTACGCTGCGTACGACACTCGTCGACCACCTGCGCAGTTTTGTCCCCACCGCGTACGCCGTCCCCGCATTCGCCACAGCCGTCCCCACCGGCCCCTGCTACGCGTTGGCCGACGGGAGCGCCACGGTCGGCAAGGCCGCCACCGCCGGCAGAACGCGCCGCGCCGGCACCGGTACCACCACCGCACGGCGCCCCGCGGACAGCGACAGCCGTCGCATGATGGATCTCGTCGAACGCGCGCAGGCCGGCGAGGCCGACGCCTTCGGTCGCCTCTACGACCAGTACGCCGACACCGTCTACCGCTACATCTACTACCGCGTGGGCGGCCGGGCCACGGCCGAGGACCTCACCAGCGAGACCTTCCTCCGCGCGCTGCGCCGCATCGGCACGTTCACCTGGCAGGGGCGGGACTTCGGCGCCTGGCTGGTGACCATCGCCCGCAACCTCGTCGCCGACCACTTCAAGTCCTCCCGCTTCCGCCTGGAAGTCACCACCGGAGAGATGCTCGACGCCAACGAGGTCGAGCGCAGCCCCGAGGACTCGGTCCTCGAATCCCTCTCCAACGCCGCCCTGTTGGAGGCGGTCCGCAAGCTCAACCCCCAACAGCAGGAATGCGTCACCCTGCGCTTCCTCCAGGGCCTCTCGGTCGCCGAGACCGCCCGCGTCATGGGCAAGAACGAGGGCGCCATCAAGACCCTCCAGTACCGGGCCGTCCGCACCCTGGCGCGACTCCTCCCCGAAGACGCCCGCTGA
- a CDS encoding acetoin utilization protein AcuC, translated as MSGRAQLMWDEAVTGYNFGPGHPMDPVRLALTMRLVEAYELHRGPLEVVAAKPAGDSTLRLVHREDYIEAVRRASADPESADLAYGLGTEDDPAFPGMHEASALIAGQSVGAAEAVWRGDAEHAVNFAGGLHHAMPGGASGFCVYNDAALAIARLLELGAERVAYVDVDVHHGDGVQAAFWEDPRVLTISLHEHPRTLFPQTGWPEETGGEGAEGSAVNVALPAGTADAGWLRAFHAVVPELLAAFRPQALVTQHGADTHFEDPLAHLAVSLDAQRAVAESCHALAHEYADGRWVALGGGGYAVVEVVPRSWTHLAAIAGHRPIDPTSPVPEEWRHEVFRRTRQLAPYRMTDGRTPQWRDFGEGGYDPADRLDQAVLATRRAVFPSHGLLP; from the coding sequence ATGAGCGGCCGCGCACAGCTGATGTGGGACGAGGCAGTAACGGGCTATAACTTCGGGCCGGGGCATCCGATGGACCCCGTCCGACTCGCCCTGACGATGCGCCTGGTGGAGGCGTACGAGCTCCATCGGGGACCGCTGGAGGTGGTGGCCGCCAAGCCGGCCGGCGACTCCACGCTGCGCCTGGTGCACCGTGAGGACTACATCGAGGCGGTCCGCCGGGCGTCCGCCGACCCGGAGTCCGCGGACCTCGCCTACGGACTGGGCACCGAGGACGACCCGGCGTTCCCCGGGATGCACGAGGCGTCGGCGCTGATCGCCGGGCAGTCGGTGGGGGCGGCGGAGGCCGTCTGGCGCGGTGATGCGGAGCACGCGGTGAACTTCGCGGGCGGGCTGCACCACGCGATGCCCGGCGGCGCGTCCGGGTTCTGCGTCTACAACGACGCGGCGCTGGCGATCGCCCGGCTGCTGGAGCTCGGCGCCGAGCGCGTGGCGTACGTGGATGTGGACGTGCACCACGGGGACGGCGTCCAGGCGGCGTTCTGGGAGGACCCGCGGGTGCTGACGATCTCGTTGCACGAGCACCCGCGGACGCTGTTCCCGCAGACCGGCTGGCCGGAGGAGACCGGCGGGGAGGGCGCGGAGGGCAGTGCGGTGAACGTGGCGCTGCCGGCCGGGACCGCCGACGCGGGCTGGCTGCGGGCCTTCCACGCCGTGGTGCCGGAGCTGCTGGCCGCGTTCCGGCCCCAGGCCCTGGTCACCCAGCACGGCGCCGACACCCATTTCGAGGACCCGCTCGCGCACCTCGCGGTGAGCCTGGACGCGCAGCGGGCGGTGGCCGAGTCCTGCCACGCGTTGGCGCACGAGTACGCGGACGGGCGCTGGGTCGCGCTCGGGGGCGGTGGCTACGCGGTGGTGGAGGTGGTGCCGCGCAGCTGGACGCATCTGGCGGCGATCGCCGGGCACCGGCCGATCGACCCGACGTCGCCGGTGCCGGAGGAGTGGCGGCACGAAGTGTTCCGCAGGACGCGGCAGTTGGCGCCGTACCGGATGACGGACGGGCGGACTCCGCAGTGGCGGGACTTCGGCGAGGGCGGCTACGACCCGGCCGACCGGCTCGACCAGGCGGTGCTGGCCACCCGTCGGGCGGTGTTCCCGTCCCACGGGCTGTTGCCGTGA
- a CDS encoding DUF5667 domain-containing protein — protein MIANVSVHRRANAFAQALEEQVLRGAATEDQVDNAAQAPLDARLLAVADGLGELPKPEMAAEVKTVQRAQLIAAMEAAFAEGATPGDTRVPEQRERKGAPRAGTSLGRLRPHSRLSKGLAAGGLTVGVAAGAFSGVAAASTDALPGDSLYGLKRGMEDLRLTMSDDDSDRGQLYLDQASTRMMEARRLMERGRSAQLDHEDLFEVRKALAGVRHDAGEGHRLLHAAYERDGSLGPIQALNSFTKSHRDTWTHLRDRLPVQLTDVRDEVSSVFAAIDDEVGPLLPTTPDNHSRHHDTPTDRGAVGGASRPSPAGSESAPDSHGTAQQAPRPSASPSQEQGGLLGGSTGGLLGSPGKGSASPHDGNHGKDGTGRPDVTLPPLLPGLLPELGIDGDNLPK, from the coding sequence GTGATCGCGAATGTCTCGGTACACCGGCGGGCCAACGCCTTCGCCCAGGCCCTGGAGGAGCAGGTGCTCAGGGGCGCGGCGACCGAGGACCAGGTCGACAACGCGGCGCAAGCGCCGTTGGACGCACGGCTGTTGGCGGTCGCCGACGGCCTCGGGGAACTCCCGAAGCCGGAGATGGCCGCCGAGGTCAAGACTGTCCAGCGTGCCCAGCTCATCGCGGCGATGGAGGCAGCCTTCGCCGAAGGCGCCACGCCCGGCGACACCCGGGTGCCCGAACAACGCGAGAGGAAGGGCGCCCCCCGGGCCGGCACATCGCTCGGCCGGCTGCGCCCGCACTCCCGCCTCTCCAAGGGGCTGGCGGCCGGCGGCCTGACGGTCGGCGTCGCCGCCGGCGCGTTCAGCGGCGTCGCCGCGGCCAGTACCGACGCCCTCCCCGGCGACTCCCTGTACGGCCTCAAGCGCGGCATGGAGGACCTCCGGCTCACCATGAGCGACGACGACTCCGACCGAGGCCAGCTCTACCTCGACCAGGCGTCCACCCGCATGATGGAGGCCCGCCGCCTGATGGAGCGCGGCCGGTCCGCACAGCTCGACCACGAGGATCTCTTCGAGGTCCGCAAGGCGCTGGCCGGCGTCCGGCACGACGCGGGCGAGGGGCACCGCCTGCTGCACGCCGCCTACGAGCGCGACGGCTCACTCGGCCCCATCCAGGCGCTGAACTCCTTCACCAAGTCGCACCGCGACACCTGGACCCACCTGCGCGACAGGCTCCCGGTACAGCTCACCGACGTGCGCGACGAGGTCAGTTCGGTCTTCGCCGCCATAGACGACGAGGTCGGCCCGCTGCTCCCGACGACCCCGGACAACCACAGCCGCCACCACGACACGCCGACCGACCGGGGTGCCGTCGGCGGCGCCAGCCGCCCGTCGCCGGCCGGCAGCGAGTCCGCGCCCGACTCCCACGGCACCGCCCAGCAGGCCCCGCGCCCGTCGGCCTCGCCGTCCCAGGAGCAGGGCGGTCTGCTCGGCGGCAGTACGGGCGGCCTGCTCGGCTCGCCCGGCAAGGGCAGCGCCTCCCCGCACGACGGCAACCACGGCAAGGACGGCACCGGCCGCCCCGACGTCACGCTGCCGCCGCTGCTGCCCGGGCTCCTGCCCGAGCTGGGCATCGACGGCGACAACCTGCCCAAGTAG
- a CDS encoding HAD family hydrolase has protein sequence MRYDLIIFDNDGVLVDSEPISNRILAGYLTELGHPTTYEESLRDFMGGSVQRVRDMVWEKSGRALPADFETDFHTRVFDEFRRRLQPVPGVAAVLEKLAADGVPYCVGSSGSHERIRVALTKTGLFERFGAERVFSSQDVARGKPAPDLFLHAAKEMGVAPGRCAVVEDSPLGVRAAVAAGMDVYGFTAMTPAVKLREAGATALFGDMAELPRWVR, from the coding sequence ATGCGTTATGACCTGATCATTTTCGACAATGACGGTGTACTGGTCGACAGTGAGCCGATCTCCAACCGGATCCTCGCCGGCTATCTCACCGAACTGGGGCACCCCACCACGTACGAGGAATCGCTGCGTGACTTCATGGGCGGGTCGGTGCAGCGGGTGCGGGACATGGTGTGGGAGAAGTCCGGGCGGGCGCTGCCGGCGGATTTCGAGACCGATTTCCACACGCGGGTCTTCGACGAGTTCCGTCGGCGGCTGCAGCCGGTGCCGGGCGTGGCGGCGGTCCTGGAGAAGCTGGCCGCGGACGGTGTGCCGTACTGCGTCGGTTCGTCGGGGAGCCATGAGCGGATCAGGGTGGCGCTGACGAAGACCGGGCTGTTCGAGCGGTTCGGTGCGGAGCGGGTCTTCTCGTCGCAGGACGTGGCGCGGGGGAAGCCGGCGCCCGACCTGTTTCTGCACGCGGCGAAGGAGATGGGCGTCGCGCCGGGGCGGTGTGCGGTGGTCGAGGACAGTCCGTTGGGCGTGCGGGCGGCGGTGGCCGCGGGCATGGACGTCTACGGGTTCACGGCGATGACGCCGGCGGTGAAGCTGAGGGAGGCCGGGGCCACCGCGCTGTTCGGCGATATGGCGGAGCTGCCGCGGTGGGTGCGGTGA
- a CDS encoding phosphatase, producing MLGTGALRAHLIEARLAGTIATTREQSLRRYRLFAARDPRALLGLDPERDWSFGEVLRLMGQECGISADPAHTSGLDVIDPDRTIAGLDAFADRLAAAAGRRVPVLLGTGHPHRLLEFYAALADALSSAGCTVLTPAYGHRVDIATRFGVRTRVLDYVRGVALMREPGVRGAPSEGGVHTHSPLPVRTALGVAAASAGPLPGLVIGDHGWVCGAGQLGIEAIGLADADDPAPFVGRAEGRLSAVVPLDDAVRSTHYRPLIRYILNRAHLS from the coding sequence GTGTTGGGCACCGGGGCGCTGCGGGCGCACCTGATCGAGGCGCGGCTCGCGGGGACGATCGCGACCACGCGGGAGCAGAGTCTGCGGCGCTACCGGCTCTTCGCGGCGCGCGATCCGCGGGCGCTGTTGGGGCTGGATCCCGAACGGGACTGGTCCTTCGGTGAAGTCCTGCGACTGATGGGACAGGAGTGCGGTATTTCAGCCGATCCCGCGCACACTTCAGGTCTGGATGTGATCGATCCCGACCGGACGATCGCCGGGTTGGACGCGTTCGCCGACCGGCTCGCCGCGGCGGCCGGCCGTCGGGTGCCGGTGCTGCTCGGCACCGGGCACCCGCACCGGCTGCTGGAGTTCTACGCCGCCCTCGCAGACGCCCTCTCGTCAGCGGGCTGCACCGTCCTCACCCCGGCGTATGGCCATCGTGTCGACATAGCGACCCGGTTCGGAGTACGCACCCGGGTCCTCGATTACGTACGGGGAGTCGCGCTGATGCGCGAGCCCGGCGTGCGGGGCGCACCCTCCGAGGGGGGCGTGCACACCCACTCACCGCTGCCGGTGCGGACCGCTCTGGGGGTCGCAGCGGCGTCCGCCGGACCGCTTCCGGGGCTGGTCATCGGGGACCACGGATGGGTCTGCGGAGCAGGTCAGCTGGGCATCGAGGCGATCGGGCTGGCGGACGCCGACGACCCCGCGCCGTTCGTCGGGAGGGCGGAGGGACGGCTCTCCGCGGTGGTGCCGCTCGATGATGCCGTCCGGTCGACGCACTACCGACCCCTGATCCGCTACATCCTCAATAGGGCGCATCTGTCCTGA